A portion of the Sabethes cyaneus chromosome 3, idSabCyanKW18_F2, whole genome shotgun sequence genome contains these proteins:
- the LOC128743840 gene encoding CLIP domain-containing serine protease B15-like, protein MKLIVLLVVCWSGLSTALNVNETCTTPCNSPGTCVEAVKCAYVINILRKRNATYLDSEYLSNSICDHLPDSGSVPLICCPSLINPAECGTLDVGRRIFGGNVTEHGQHPWAVVLIYNIGRNKFAPECSGSLINSRFVLTAAHCIVEVPSKWKLHKVRFNEWNALKKANCTVVNDEKICRRDYAVESITVHYGYGKKDPNRNHDIALVKLVEEVTFDKYVQPVCLPVDTSIQELPIDSEEFTVTGWGLTETGFRSPVQLHVDLIGRNNDVCDKVYSAIGITLTDGHLCVGGDKGKDSCKGDSGGPLLRLVGTVWYQVGVVSFGSQFCGTKGIPGVYTSVAKHIDWIVQTVHESYCINNEVATELLVT, encoded by the exons ATGAAGTTGATAGTTCTGTTGGTGGTTTGCTGGAGCGGTTTGTCGACAGCTTTGAACGTAAATGAAACTTGCACTACGCCGTGCAATTCACCGGGAACCTGCGTGGAAGCAGTAAAATGCGCTTATGTTATCAACATTCTCAGAAAACGGAATGCGACCTATCTGGATTCGGAATACTTGTCTAACAGTATATGTGACCATTTGCCAGATTCAGGTTCCGTTCCATTG ATATGCTGTCCTAGCTTAATTAATCCAGCCGAATGTGGAACGTTGGACGTCGGACGCCGCATTTTCGGTGGTAATGTCACTGAACACGGTCAGCATCCTTGGGCAGTGGTCCTAATTTACAATATAGGAAGAAACAAGTTCGCTCCCGAATGTAGCGGTTCGCTGATAAATTCTAGATTTGTGCTAACGGCTGCACATTGCATAGTAGAGGTTCCTAGCAAATGGAAATT GCATAAGGTACGGTTTAATGAGTGGAATGCACTGAAGAAGGCAAATTGCACTGTTGTAAACGATGAAAAGATTTGTCGTCGAGATTACGCAGTAGAAAGTATTACTGTCCATTATGGTTACGGGAAGAAAGATCCAAACAGAAATCACGATATTGCTTTAGTCAAACTAGTGGAAGAGGTTACATTCGACAAATATGTTCAACCAGTTTGTTTACCAGTGGATACTTCAATTCAAGAACTGCCCATCGATAGTGAAGAGTTTACTGTAACGGGTTGGGGTCTAACCGAAACTG GTTTTCGAAGTCCCGTGCAATTACATGTCGATTTGATCGGAAGGAATAACGATGTTTGTGATAAAGTTTATTCTGCGATCGGTATCACATTAACCGACGGTCATCTCTGCGTGGGAGGTGATAAGGGAAAAGATTCCTGCAAAGGTGACTCTGGTGGGCCGCTGCTCAGATTAGTCGGTACCGTGTGGTACCAGGTCGGTGTCGTCAGTTTCGGGTCGCAATTCTGCGGAACTAAAGGCATACCCGGGGTCTATACCAGTGTGGCAAAACACATCGATTGGATAGTTCAGACTGTGCATGAGAGTTATTGCATAAACAACGAAGTTGCAACTGAACTATTAGTCACCTGA